The following proteins are encoded in a genomic region of Candidatus Neomarinimicrobiota bacterium:
- a CDS encoding T9SS type A sorting domain-containing protein, translated as MLKQLTIILTLVLAQITFAQDSVDVTFYYYPINNPSTVHIPGEFNGWNPSGAISQMNYNSAGNVWFKTVRLRVGGPDPLPSPNSVAGAYQYKLHDGDWFPDPLNPRQNPSDNNNSFLPVNDPTIHLVLPNSTSASGIVRSRHPEITAYLFPSTATSIDTGSITILIDDMTYTNMGTSYNPGSRQLSFHAPEALGDGNHTVTVTASNNLGSSHSETTSFTVQANLVQFLSLPAQTWKDGWRIQGAIFDADGGLNQTIGSATLTNNWDFWSVSVVDGLIDTTITLSGGDNIFQIQALIEGSMENSANLLIEKKVEHKPSANVNITEAGSMLTISSDGSLDPDGGSISLLWTEDSRNPQSLGIHGSSASQVNIPSPTTPGEYFVSLSIEDEDGEIDSTQGYFYVDQAAGAVDVGGFEDNPQWVKNSRIYLLFFKAFTPDGTIASAIPNLDYIAAMGFNTIWVLPVMEIPGDVDNQINIGYYIQDFMHVESSYGTDQDYKDFVAAAHDLGLRVIQDVTPNHSGNVHPFAEEASLYGEYSQYWNYYQTELIPHNTNGLGDCFTAEGIHYYCAFSDVLLNWDWRDLDARLYMTGVYEYWMEEFGIDGYRYDVYWGPHRKFGESNMGIPVREALKHVKQDILLLGEDDGTGGGTQVLYADQGGGLDASYDFKTYFNAIRNFGFSSSSINTLHSELNNGGYYPGENSYYMRFMESQDEDRISYHYDSFIKTMPMATVIFTAPGIPMVTNGQEVGWGKDMGAPGEPDLNDRRRGVINWEFGGRNLLTPHYQKLAQIRAQFPAFWQHKKDTNGDGAVTSSDESDFDRVTAGSGMVYAILRPFTNSNGLSLSNFSAFTQTATLNLAAENLKFMNGFSFDSTYWINNHYTGVSESVTGAALQSFVVSMEPYGSAVYTISNHEEMVEIPALPALLSIDEPEVVGIEQFSLYQNFPNPFNPTTTIRYFLTDPGEVELNIYDIKGQLIKTLVSSPQMSGYHDIVWNGYSASGLAVETGIYLAQIKVGTSSDVIKMIYLK; from the coding sequence ATGCTAAAGCAATTAACAATTATACTCACTCTGGTTCTAGCTCAGATAACATTTGCACAGGATAGTGTGGATGTCACTTTCTACTATTACCCAATTAATAATCCAAGTACTGTTCATATCCCAGGTGAATTTAATGGGTGGAATCCAAGTGGGGCGATTTCGCAGATGAATTATAATAGCGCAGGCAATGTTTGGTTTAAAACCGTTCGCCTACGAGTAGGAGGACCAGACCCATTACCATCGCCTAACAGTGTAGCCGGTGCATATCAGTACAAATTGCATGATGGGGATTGGTTCCCAGACCCATTAAATCCAAGGCAAAATCCCTCAGATAATAATAATTCCTTTCTGCCTGTTAACGATCCCACAATTCATCTTGTTTTGCCAAACTCAACATCGGCATCAGGGATTGTTCGCTCACGACATCCAGAGATCACAGCTTACCTTTTTCCTTCGACTGCAACCTCAATTGATACAGGCTCCATAACCATCCTTATTGATGATATGACCTATACAAACATGGGTACGAGCTACAATCCTGGAAGTCGTCAACTTAGTTTCCATGCACCAGAAGCATTGGGGGATGGCAATCATACTGTAACTGTCACAGCCTCAAATAACCTTGGAAGTTCGCATTCTGAGACTACCAGTTTTACTGTCCAGGCGAATCTGGTTCAGTTCTTATCGTTACCTGCCCAAACATGGAAGGATGGCTGGCGTATTCAGGGTGCCATCTTTGATGCCGATGGTGGATTGAACCAAACTATCGGTTCAGCAACCCTGACAAATAATTGGGATTTTTGGTCGGTAAGTGTGGTGGATGGACTCATTGATACAACCATCACTCTCTCTGGTGGTGATAATATTTTTCAGATTCAGGCACTCATTGAAGGCTCAATGGAAAACTCTGCAAATTTGCTGATTGAGAAAAAGGTAGAACATAAGCCCTCAGCCAACGTGAATATTACTGAGGCGGGTAGTATGTTGACTATCAGTAGTGATGGCAGTCTAGATCCTGATGGTGGTAGTATCAGCTTGCTATGGACTGAGGATTCTCGCAATCCGCAGAGTTTAGGAATTCATGGATCCAGTGCCAGCCAGGTGAACATCCCTTCGCCCACGACTCCAGGCGAATATTTCGTTTCATTAAGCATTGAGGATGAAGATGGTGAGATCGATTCTACACAGGGATATTTCTATGTTGATCAAGCTGCGGGAGCTGTAGATGTAGGTGGATTCGAAGACAATCCTCAATGGGTTAAAAACAGCAGGATTTATCTATTGTTTTTCAAGGCTTTCACACCTGATGGCACCATTGCATCTGCGATTCCAAATTTGGATTACATAGCAGCCATGGGTTTTAACACAATTTGGGTTCTGCCCGTGATGGAGATCCCAGGTGATGTGGATAATCAGATCAATATTGGTTACTATATTCAAGATTTTATGCATGTTGAATCATCTTACGGCACTGATCAGGATTATAAGGATTTTGTAGCTGCAGCACATGATCTGGGATTGAGAGTCATTCAGGATGTGACACCCAATCACAGTGGTAATGTCCACCCATTTGCTGAAGAAGCCTCTCTATATGGAGAGTACTCCCAATATTGGAATTATTACCAGACGGAGCTCATTCCGCATAATACCAATGGTTTGGGTGATTGCTTCACAGCCGAAGGAATTCACTATTATTGTGCTTTCAGCGACGTCCTCCTCAACTGGGACTGGCGCGATCTGGATGCCAGGCTTTATATGACGGGTGTTTATGAGTATTGGATGGAAGAATTTGGCATCGACGGGTATCGATATGATGTCTATTGGGGACCTCACCGCAAATTTGGCGAATCAAATATGGGTATCCCCGTTCGGGAAGCTCTCAAACATGTCAAACAGGATATATTGCTATTAGGTGAGGATGATGGGACTGGAGGAGGGACCCAGGTTCTCTATGCTGATCAGGGCGGCGGTTTGGATGCAAGTTATGATTTTAAAACTTACTTCAATGCCATTCGTAATTTCGGCTTTTCATCAAGCAGCATCAACACGCTCCACAGCGAGCTAAATAATGGTGGGTATTATCCAGGTGAGAATTCCTATTACATGCGATTTATGGAATCTCAGGACGAAGATAGAATTAGCTATCATTATGATTCATTTATAAAAACCATGCCCATGGCCACCGTAATTTTTACCGCACCAGGTATTCCCATGGTTACCAATGGACAGGAAGTTGGTTGGGGCAAAGATATGGGAGCCCCAGGGGAACCCGATCTCAACGACCGTAGAAGAGGTGTGATCAACTGGGAATTTGGTGGTCGAAACCTCCTCACCCCTCATTACCAAAAATTGGCCCAGATCAGGGCTCAATTCCCAGCCTTCTGGCAGCATAAAAAGGACACAAATGGAGATGGAGCTGTGACTTCCTCCGATGAGTCTGATTTTGACAGAGTAACCGCTGGAAGTGGCATGGTATACGCCATTTTACGTCCATTCACTAACTCCAATGGCCTATCGTTATCAAATTTTTCAGCATTTACTCAAACCGCCACCCTCAATCTGGCCGCAGAAAATTTGAAATTTATGAATGGCTTTAGTTTTGACTCCACCTACTGGATTAACAACCACTATACCGGTGTCAGTGAGTCAGTAACAGGGGCAGCATTACAAAGTTTTGTCGTGTCAATGGAGCCTTATGGATCGGCTGTATACACGATCTCAAATCATGAGGAAATGGTGGAGATACCAGCCCTCCCAGCGCTCCTTTCGATTGATGAGCCAGAGGTGGTCGGGATTGAGCAATTCAGTCTGTATCAAAATTTTCCGAACCCTTTTAATCCCACAACTACCATTCGGTATTTTTTAACCGATCCAGGTGAGGTTGAGCTGAATATTTATGACATCAAGGGTCAGCTCATCAAAACCCTGGTATCAAGTCCTCAGATGAGTGGATATCATGACATAGTCTGGAATGGATATTCAGCTTCGGGTCTGGCGGTTGAAACTGGTATATATCTGGCTCAAATTAAAGTGGGAACCTCCTCCGACGTGATCAAGATGATTTATCTGAAGTAA
- a CDS encoding TolC family protein — translation MYRKNKVLLGKSWGIIFFLQLLLSSPLVSSEKNVNPESDSWISQLSQPLMDLPAQVNTLDELIELSLSRNSGIRAQYAEWRTSQEAENTISTLPDPILGVGYFIEPVETAQGPQSAKISLGQTIPWFSKTRAARETRKYQAMQSYQALEAARLSLVREINNLWVEVDHIQSITSIISAKLALSRDLEEVLSVQYQSASISHKKLVEVQIQTLRLENDLHDVESQYYRLRVKLGSILELDAPVPENLLAPQGDTSISDFSSGAVSKDHPRLQRLDAMLHEAQARKAGAKASYIPDLKIGLDYILTDMKTNGGVAIAGTGKDALMVSAGIALPLWNWKSKKAEVKSSAWREKKARALLDAESSRLARENETSRSMLDEDVRLIHLYQDQLIPKAIEIEQVMQQEYIGQSSDVFIYTMARQRVLDLQLALSNVQYSAQLHLADLSYLKGN, via the coding sequence GTGTATAGAAAGAATAAAGTTTTATTGGGTAAAAGCTGGGGAATCATATTTTTCCTCCAGCTCCTGTTATCCTCACCCCTGGTGAGTTCCGAAAAAAATGTTAATCCTGAGTCGGACAGTTGGATCAGCCAGTTGAGTCAGCCTCTAATGGATTTGCCGGCACAGGTGAATACCCTGGATGAACTCATTGAATTATCCCTTTCGAGAAATTCTGGGATACGGGCTCAATACGCAGAGTGGAGAACCAGTCAAGAAGCTGAGAATACCATCTCAACTCTACCCGATCCAATTCTAGGGGTCGGCTATTTTATTGAACCAGTAGAGACAGCTCAGGGTCCACAATCGGCTAAAATATCACTGGGGCAAACCATTCCCTGGTTCTCAAAAACTCGAGCAGCTCGTGAAACCAGGAAATATCAGGCCATGCAGAGCTACCAGGCACTGGAGGCAGCGAGGCTTTCCCTGGTTCGCGAAATAAACAATCTGTGGGTTGAAGTGGATCATATCCAGTCCATTACTTCCATTATTAGTGCCAAATTAGCCCTTTCAAGGGATTTAGAGGAAGTTCTCAGTGTTCAGTACCAGAGTGCCTCTATCTCTCATAAGAAACTGGTGGAAGTTCAGATCCAAACTCTCCGACTGGAAAATGATCTTCATGATGTGGAAAGTCAGTATTACCGGCTCAGAGTTAAGCTGGGCTCAATTCTGGAGCTGGACGCCCCGGTTCCAGAAAATCTTCTCGCACCTCAAGGGGACACATCTATCAGCGACTTCTCTTCGGGAGCAGTTTCAAAAGATCATCCCCGGCTTCAACGCCTTGATGCCATGCTTCATGAAGCTCAGGCGAGGAAGGCTGGTGCTAAAGCTTCCTATATTCCAGATTTAAAAATTGGCTTGGACTATATACTCACTGATATGAAAACCAATGGGGGTGTCGCAATCGCGGGAACTGGAAAAGATGCTCTTATGGTGAGTGCCGGAATTGCTTTGCCTCTCTGGAATTGGAAATCAAAAAAAGCCGAAGTGAAGTCCTCTGCGTGGCGCGAAAAGAAGGCTCGAGCGCTGTTGGATGCGGAAAGCTCACGACTTGCCCGGGAAAATGAGACTTCCAGATCCATGCTTGATGAAGATGTGAGATTGATCCACCTGTATCAGGATCAGTTGATACCCAAAGCCATCGAAATTGAACAGGTCATGCAGCAGGAATATATCGGCCAGAGTTCTGATGTTTTCATATATACCATGGCCCGCCAGCGTGTCCTGGATTTACAACTGGCACTATCAAATGTACAATATTCTGCACAATTACATCTAGCTGATCTCAGCTATTTGAAAGGCAATTAA
- a CDS encoding efflux RND transporter periplasmic adaptor subunit yields MNELVSKYLNIMKPLVSKTWMRTILTLLVGIMLGGGLFSTGNTSMSTTHEDQPAATTWTCSMDPQVKLDEPGQCPICFMDLIPLVVDQGPANSHSSHQGETTWTCSMHPQVKLDEPGQCPICFMDLIPLANEGESDASTEISLSAAAVKLAQISTTPARHAMAHSQIYLSGKIDYDETRVKNIAAWFPGRLEHLYVDYTGIRVNRGDHLLEIYSPELYSTQSELLQAYNRVKRADQSPASQKSSLATYEAVVEKTKLLGLSMNQINTITSTGKARSVLQINSPITGIVIHKNAMEGKYVKTGEQIYSIADLSKVWLILEAYEKDLPWLTYGQELSFSVAGLPGQTFSAHISYIDPLVNPEKQSVTVRAVLDNKQGVLKPGMLAEASISVMLNGSGQVVTPDLSEKWACPMHPEVVEDHPGDCSICGMDLVPLQEIGGTQTFATHALLIPASSVLKTGRRALVYVQISESESSQFALREVVLGPRVGSEYIVIDGLAVDELVVSNGNFKIDSAMQIAGKKSMMSGDGAPSTAPVGHQHG; encoded by the coding sequence ATGAATGAATTAGTATCCAAATATCTGAATATCATGAAACCACTCGTATCTAAAACCTGGATGAGAACCATTTTAACGCTCCTCGTGGGAATCATGTTGGGGGGGGGTCTGTTTTCAACCGGCAATACGAGTATGAGTACCACCCATGAGGACCAACCCGCTGCAACGACCTGGACCTGCTCCATGGATCCCCAGGTTAAGCTGGATGAGCCAGGTCAATGCCCCATCTGTTTTATGGACTTAATCCCCTTAGTTGTAGATCAGGGTCCTGCGAACAGTCATTCCAGTCACCAGGGAGAAACCACCTGGACCTGCTCCATGCATCCCCAGGTAAAACTGGATGAGCCGGGACAATGTCCAATTTGTTTTATGGACCTGATCCCCTTGGCAAATGAAGGCGAAAGCGATGCTTCGACAGAGATCAGTTTATCTGCTGCTGCTGTTAAATTAGCTCAAATTTCAACGACACCAGCCCGTCATGCTATGGCCCACAGTCAAATCTACCTTTCAGGTAAGATTGATTATGATGAAACCCGGGTAAAAAATATTGCCGCCTGGTTTCCCGGTAGACTGGAACACCTCTATGTTGATTACACGGGAATTCGAGTAAATAGGGGTGATCATTTACTGGAAATCTATAGCCCTGAACTCTATTCGACCCAAAGTGAATTACTTCAGGCATATAATCGGGTGAAACGAGCAGATCAAAGTCCTGCCAGTCAAAAATCTTCGCTGGCGACCTATGAAGCCGTCGTTGAAAAGACCAAACTCCTTGGACTGAGCATGAATCAGATAAATACCATCACCTCAACTGGCAAAGCTCGATCAGTTCTTCAAATAAACAGTCCCATCACCGGGATTGTCATTCATAAAAATGCCATGGAGGGTAAGTATGTCAAAACTGGGGAGCAGATCTATTCAATTGCCGACTTATCAAAAGTATGGTTGATCCTTGAAGCTTATGAGAAGGATCTACCCTGGTTGACCTATGGTCAGGAGCTTTCGTTTTCAGTTGCAGGATTACCTGGCCAGACATTTAGTGCTCATATCTCATATATTGATCCTCTGGTAAATCCTGAGAAACAGAGTGTGACTGTACGGGCAGTTCTGGACAATAAGCAGGGAGTGTTAAAGCCTGGAATGTTGGCAGAAGCATCCATTTCAGTGATGCTTAACGGGAGTGGCCAGGTAGTTACCCCTGATCTGAGTGAAAAATGGGCCTGCCCCATGCATCCTGAAGTGGTTGAAGATCATCCTGGGGATTGTTCTATCTGCGGAATGGATCTGGTACCCCTGCAAGAAATTGGCGGGACCCAGACATTTGCAACCCACGCCTTGCTCATCCCGGCAAGTTCAGTATTGAAGACAGGTCGCCGGGCACTGGTTTATGTGCAGATCAGCGAGAGTGAATCTAGTCAGTTTGCCCTGAGAGAGGTTGTTTTAGGACCTCGAGTAGGTTCAGAGTATATCGTGATAGACGGATTGGCAGTTGATGAGCTGGTGGTTTCGAATGGCAATTTTAAAATAGATAGTGCCATGCAAATCGCAGGGAAGAAAAGCATGATGAGTGGCGATGGCGCGCCCTCAACTGCACCAGTAGGTCATCAACATGGCTAA
- a CDS encoding efflux RND transporter permease subunit, which yields MAKLNFLDRLIGLPLENRLITLILFVSIMIWGLLAAPFDWDIPGIDRSPVPVDAIPDIGENQQIVFSKWAGRSPQDIEDQITYPLTVALLGTPGVKTVRSFSMFGFSTVYVIFNEDVDFYWSRSRILEKLNALPSGTLPDEVKPTLGPDATALGQVFWYTLEGRDEDGQPTGGWDLHELRSIQDYYVKYGLSTARGVAEVASVGGFVKEYQIDVNPQALRHYGISLMQVFKAVRDANNEIGARTVEVNRVEYMIRGLGFIKGLEDLEVTVLKVIDNAPITIADVAHVSFGPALRRGALDKQGSEVVGGVVVTRYGENPLATINAVKAKIKEISPGLPSKTLTDGRVSQLEIVPFYDRSGLIYETLGTLNHALREEIIITLIVILVLLMHLRASILISMMMPAAVLITFVGMKLFHVDANIVALSGIAIAIGTIVDMGIIMTENILKKIDDDQKSPNVIQGILSGAREVGPAILTAVSTTVISFLPVFTMEGAEGKLFKPLAYTKTFALISSVVLAILVLPVIASFIFSKKTYGEWTRKLSLTLLFALSIGVAVSFNIIIGIILGSIALLQLLKPLLKNYPWLYHSKTLNYLLVFNVIILLSLTWVPLGYEYGVIANFLLVAVLVGFILGFIKTFTDLYPKILLWMLENRGIALLIPSILLIFGLNAWLGFDSIFGWSPDVIKQSRPYQKMVHVFPGLGREFMPDLDEGSFLYMPTTMPHAGMEESLDVLSTLDRALYSIPEVENVVGKIGRAETALDPAPLSMIESVITYKSEYKQDESGNTLKFEVDGDDNFVRDSNDQLILDNRGKPFRQWRDHIRNNQDIWDELVKVAQLPGTTSAPKLQPIAARIVMLQSGMRAPMGIRVHGSDIESMEAFGLELERNLKEIPSVKASAVFADRIVGKPYLEIDIDRKAIARYGLSIRDVQEVIAVAIGGKQVGMTIEGRERYPIRVRYMREFRDNDESFESILVPTSSGAQIPLGQLASVRFTRGPQVIKSENTFLLSYVLFDKVDGYAEVDVVKQARAYLDSKIESGELKVPNGVSFDFTGSYKNQVRATKRMRIVLPLALMSIFVILYMQFKRTSTTLIVFSGIFVAWAGGFTLIWLYGQPWFLNFSLLGLNFREIFQIHEINLSVAVWVGFLALFGIATDDGVLISTYLDQQFKELKPTTRQEIQAAAILAGKRRIRPAMLTTATTLLALIPVLTSTGRGADVMVPMAIPSFGGMLFATINTYMVPLIYVLVAERRLLMKR from the coding sequence ATGGCTAAACTAAACTTTCTCGATCGCCTCATCGGATTGCCTCTGGAAAATAGGCTCATAACCCTCATCCTGTTTGTTTCAATAATGATATGGGGACTCCTGGCAGCTCCATTTGACTGGGATATTCCTGGAATAGATAGGTCACCTGTACCAGTGGACGCCATCCCTGATATTGGTGAAAACCAGCAAATCGTTTTCTCAAAGTGGGCTGGACGCTCTCCTCAGGATATTGAGGATCAGATAACCTATCCCTTGACCGTGGCATTACTGGGCACACCAGGGGTCAAAACCGTCCGTTCATTCTCCATGTTTGGATTTTCAACAGTCTATGTGATCTTTAACGAAGATGTGGATTTCTATTGGTCAAGAAGTCGCATCCTGGAGAAACTGAACGCGCTTCCATCAGGGACCTTACCTGATGAAGTTAAACCGACCCTGGGACCCGATGCAACTGCACTGGGTCAAGTATTCTGGTATACGCTGGAGGGCCGTGATGAGGATGGACAGCCTACTGGAGGCTGGGATCTTCATGAATTACGCTCAATCCAGGATTATTACGTAAAATATGGACTATCTACTGCCCGGGGTGTTGCTGAGGTTGCCTCTGTGGGTGGTTTTGTTAAAGAATATCAGATTGATGTCAACCCCCAGGCTTTGCGCCATTATGGCATTTCACTCATGCAGGTTTTCAAGGCTGTGAGGGATGCGAATAATGAGATTGGCGCTCGCACGGTAGAAGTCAATCGAGTCGAATATATGATTCGTGGTCTGGGTTTCATCAAAGGCCTGGAGGATTTAGAAGTAACTGTATTGAAGGTCATTGATAATGCTCCCATCACTATCGCCGATGTGGCGCACGTCAGTTTTGGTCCAGCCTTACGACGCGGTGCCCTGGATAAACAGGGTTCTGAGGTTGTTGGTGGCGTGGTTGTAACCCGTTATGGCGAAAATCCACTGGCTACTATCAACGCGGTCAAGGCCAAGATCAAAGAAATATCGCCAGGATTGCCATCAAAAACCTTAACGGATGGTCGTGTCTCCCAGCTTGAGATCGTCCCCTTTTATGATAGGTCTGGTCTGATTTATGAGACCCTGGGAACCTTGAATCATGCCTTGCGTGAAGAAATAATCATCACACTGATTGTCATTCTCGTGCTGCTCATGCATCTCAGAGCTTCAATCCTCATCAGCATGATGATGCCCGCAGCCGTCCTGATCACTTTTGTGGGAATGAAATTGTTTCATGTTGATGCCAATATTGTGGCCCTGTCCGGGATAGCGATTGCTATTGGAACCATTGTGGATATGGGCATCATTATGACTGAGAATATTCTCAAAAAAATTGACGATGACCAAAAGTCTCCAAATGTTATCCAGGGGATTCTTAGTGGTGCCAGAGAAGTTGGACCGGCAATTTTGACGGCCGTTTCTACCACGGTTATCAGCTTTCTCCCTGTGTTTACCATGGAAGGTGCTGAAGGCAAGCTGTTCAAACCTCTGGCTTATACCAAGACCTTTGCACTGATCTCATCAGTTGTTCTGGCTATTCTGGTTTTACCTGTGATTGCCAGTTTTATTTTCTCAAAGAAAACGTATGGTGAGTGGACCAGGAAATTGTCACTGACCCTTCTGTTCGCACTCTCAATTGGGGTAGCCGTTTCATTCAATATTATCATCGGCATAATTCTTGGCAGTATTGCCCTCCTCCAGTTGCTCAAACCCCTGTTGAAAAATTATCCCTGGTTGTATCACTCAAAAACATTGAACTACTTGCTTGTTTTTAATGTGATCATATTGCTTTCACTCACCTGGGTACCTCTGGGATATGAGTATGGTGTGATAGCGAACTTTCTGCTGGTAGCCGTTTTGGTTGGCTTCATTTTGGGGTTTATTAAGACCTTTACTGACCTATATCCAAAAATCCTTTTGTGGATGTTGGAAAACCGTGGTATTGCACTACTCATACCTTCAATTCTCTTGATATTCGGACTGAATGCGTGGCTGGGTTTTGACTCGATTTTTGGCTGGTCACCTGATGTGATCAAACAGAGTCGACCCTACCAAAAAATGGTACATGTATTTCCAGGATTAGGTCGAGAGTTCATGCCAGATCTGGATGAAGGCTCGTTTTTGTATATGCCCACCACCATGCCTCACGCAGGAATGGAGGAGTCACTTGATGTCCTCTCAACTCTGGACAGGGCTCTATACTCAATCCCCGAGGTGGAGAATGTTGTTGGGAAGATAGGTCGGGCGGAAACAGCCCTTGATCCGGCACCCCTTTCAATGATTGAATCGGTGATTACCTACAAGTCTGAGTATAAACAGGATGAATCTGGGAATACGCTTAAATTTGAAGTTGATGGTGATGACAATTTTGTTAGAGATTCGAATGACCAATTGATTTTGGATAATCGTGGAAAACCATTCAGACAATGGCGTGATCATATCAGGAATAATCAGGATATTTGGGATGAACTGGTCAAGGTGGCCCAATTGCCGGGAACCACTTCTGCCCCAAAATTGCAGCCTATTGCAGCCCGTATTGTCATGCTGCAAAGTGGTATGCGAGCGCCCATGGGTATCCGGGTACATGGTTCAGATATAGAGAGCATGGAAGCATTTGGGCTTGAACTTGAACGTAATCTGAAAGAAATCCCTTCTGTAAAAGCGAGTGCTGTTTTTGCTGATCGTATCGTGGGTAAACCCTATCTGGAAATCGACATCGATAGGAAGGCCATTGCCCGTTACGGATTATCTATCCGTGATGTCCAGGAAGTTATAGCTGTCGCCATTGGTGGGAAGCAAGTCGGCATGACCATTGAGGGTCGTGAACGATATCCCATCCGTGTTAGATACATGCGAGAATTCAGAGATAATGATGAGAGTTTCGAATCCATTCTCGTACCCACCTCGTCTGGAGCACAAATTCCATTGGGACAGTTGGCTAGCGTTCGATTTACCCGTGGTCCCCAAGTCATCAAAAGCGAGAATACTTTTCTACTCTCATATGTCCTTTTTGACAAGGTCGATGGCTATGCTGAGGTAGATGTAGTTAAGCAGGCTCGAGCATATTTGGACAGTAAGATTGAATCAGGTGAGCTCAAAGTTCCCAATGGGGTGAGCTTTGATTTTACCGGCTCTTACAAAAACCAGGTTCGAGCGACCAAGAGAATGCGGATTGTGTTGCCACTTGCTCTTATGTCGATCTTTGTAATTCTGTACATGCAGTTCAAACGGACCTCCACAACGCTTATCGTATTCTCAGGAATTTTTGTCGCATGGGCAGGAGGTTTTACACTGATCTGGTTATACGGGCAACCCTGGTTTTTAAATTTTTCACTTTTAGGCCTGAATTTTAGAGAAATATTTCAAATCCATGAGATCAATTTGAGTGTAGCTGTCTGGGTGGGGTTTCTGGCACTTTTTGGCATTGCCACAGATGATGGCGTTTTGATTTCGACCTACCTCGATCAACAGTTTAAGGAGCTCAAACCAACGACACGCCAGGAGATTCAGGCAGCTGCCATTTTGGCCGGGAAGAGACGCATTCGGCCCGCTATGCTGACCACGGCGACCACATTGCTGGCCTTAATTCCAGTCCTCACTTCAACTGGCAGAGGGGCGGATGTTATGGTTCCCATGGCCATTCCTTCCTTTGGAGGGATGCTTTTCGCAACCATCAACACCTATATGGTGCCCTTAATATATGTTCTGGTAGCTGAACGACGTCTTCTAATGAAACGATAA
- a CDS encoding heavy-metal-associated domain-containing protein, with protein MEKHVFKVSDMNCNGCVATIQKGLEADARVESIDIQLSKKQVTVGGDLSTEESAEIIRNSGFNPEQSAEKKGFLGSLFSS; from the coding sequence ATGGAAAAACATGTCTTTAAAGTAAGCGATATGAATTGCAATGGTTGTGTAGCAACAATCCAAAAGGGATTAGAGGCTGATGCACGGGTTGAATCCATTGATATTCAACTTTCAAAAAAACAAGTAACCGTAGGTGGAGATCTCTCTACTGAGGAAAGTGCTGAAATAATCAGAAATTCAGGGTTTAATCCTGAACAAAGCGCGGAGAAAAAGGGGTTTCTAGGGAGTTTGTTTTCTAGCTGA